From a single Nymphaea colorata isolate Beijing-Zhang1983 chromosome 4, ASM883128v2, whole genome shotgun sequence genomic region:
- the LOC116252669 gene encoding aspartate--tRNA ligase, chloroplastic/mitochondrial: MLPWPIRLQATASILRSLPVFFVSSTRGCNSTFLRPRLVRRCLGAAKRRYSATSACASSSSQETLVSEPVTRSIANQNSLEWVSRTDLCGDLTVDDVGKRVRLCGWVALHRIHGSVTFLNLRDDSGLVQVTTLPEQFPDAHSVAIKLRLEYVVAVEGVVRSRPSESVNRKMKTGDVEVTAEHVQILNPVKSALPFLVTTAEDAKEFVTEEIRLRYRCLDLRRQQMNSNLILRHNVVKVIRRYLEDVHSFVEVETPILCRSTPEGARDYIVPSRIQPGSFYALPQSPQLFKQMLMVSGFAKYYQIARCFRDEDLRADRQPEFTQLDMELAFFPFEDMLRLNEDLIRHVFSVIKGIELPNPFPRITYAEAMRRYGSDRPDLRFELELKVVSEVFEDSSFKVFSDALANGGIIKALCVPCGASKYSNTNLKKGDIYCEAIKSGAKGLPFLKILDDGNFEGIPALVSSLESTSGGQLLKLCSAKPGDLILFALGDHASVNRTLDRLRVFIAHQLGMVDHSKHSILWVTDFPMFEWNSSEQRFEALHHPFTAPNPKDMDNLPAAKALAYDMVYNGVEIGGGSLRIYKREVQEKVLQVIGITPQQAEEKFGYLLEALDMGAPPHGGIAYGLDRLVMLLAGASSIRDVIAFPKTTTAQCSLTRSPSSIDPQQLRDLSLTVAS; the protein is encoded by the exons ATGCTGCCATGGCCGATCCGGTTGCAAGCAACGGCCTCTATTTTGCGTTCCCTTCCCGTTTTCTTCGTTTCCTCAACGCGTGGCTGTAATTCGACCTTCCTCCGCCCGCGCCTCGTCCGACGCTGCCTTGGTGCCGCCAAGCGACGATACTCCGCCACTTCTGCTTGCGCTTCTTCGTCTTCGCAGGAAACTCTGGTTTCTGAGCCCGTCACTCGGTCGATTGCCAACCAGAATTCCCTCGAGTGGGTCTCGAGGACCGATCTCTGCGGCGATCTGACTGTCGACGATGTGGGAAAGAGAGTTCGCCTTTGCGGATGGGTCGCGCTTCATCGAATTCATGGTTCCGTTACGTTCCTCAACCTAAGAGATGACTCTGGACTTGTCCAG GTCACGACGCTGCCCGAGCAGTTCCCCGATGCACACTCTGTCGCAATCAAGTTGAGGTTGGAGTACGTAGTTGCTGTCGAAGGTGTGGTCAGGTCTCGCCCGAGCGAGTCCGTTAATCGGAAGATGAAAACGGGGGATGTAGAG GTTACTGCAGAACATGTCCAAATTTTGAATCCTGTCAAATCTGCTTTGCCTTTTCTGGTCACTACTGCTGAGGACGCTAAGGAATTTGTGACAGAAGAGATTCGCTTGAG GTACCGCTGTCTTGATCTACGTCGGCAACAGatgaattccaatttgatattGCGTCACAATGTGGTCAAGGTCATCAGGCGATACCTGGAGGATGTACACAGTTTTGTGGAG GTAGAAACCCCAATTTTATGCAGATCTACACCTGAAGGTGCCAGAGATTATATTGTACCATCAAGAATTCAG CCAGGATCTTTTTATGCTTTACCTCAAAGTCCACAGTTGTTTAAGCAAATGCTGATGGTTTCTGGGTTTGCTAAGTACTATCAAATTGCAAG GTGCTTCCGTGATGAGGACTTGAGGGCAGACAGGCAGCCTGAGTTTACACAACTAGATATGGAGTTagctttctttccttttgaagACATGCTCAGACTTAATGAAGATTTAATAAGACAT GTATTTTCTGTCATCAAAGGGATTGAGCTTCCAAATCCATTTCCTAGGATTACTTATGCTGAAGCCATGAGACGATATGGTTCAGATCGACCAGATCTTCGCTTTGAATTGGAGCTTAAAGTT GTCTCTGAAGTTTTTGAGGACTCTTCTTTTAAAGTCTTTTCAGATGCCTTGGCCAACGGGGGTATCATCAAAGCACTTTGTGTTCCTTGTGGTGCAAGTAAATATTCAAATACAAATCTTAAAAAGGGTGACATTTATTGTGAAGCAATTAAATCTGGGGCAAAAGGCTTGCCTTTTCTCAAGATATTGGATGATG GAAATTTTGAAGGGATTCCAGCTTTGGTTTCAAGTCTAGAATCTACCAGTGGGGGGCAGTTGTTAAAATTGTGCTCAGCAAAACCTGGGGACCTTATTTTGTTTGCACTAGGTGATCATGCATCTGTCAATAGAACCCTCGACCGACTTCGTGTATTTATTGCTCATCAATTGGGGATGGTTGACCAC TCAAAGCATTCCATCCTGTGGGTGACAGACTTTCCAATGTTTGAATGGAACAGCTCCGAGCAAAGGTTTGAG GCTCTGCACCACCCTTTTACTGCACCAAACCCAAAGGATATGGACAACCTTCCTGCAGCCAAGGCTCTTGCCTATGACATGGTGTACAATGGAGTTGAG ATTGGCGGGGGGAGTCTAAGGATTTACAAGCGAGAGGTTCAAGAAAAGGTGTTGCAAGTTATTGGTATCACTCCTCAACAG GCTGAAGAGAAGTTTGGTTATCTTCTAGAAGCGCTTGATATGGGTGCTCCTCCACATG GGGGGATCGCATATGGACTGGATCGCCTGGTCATGTTGTTGGCAGGTGCCAGTTCTATAAGAGATGTCATTGCTTTCCCAAAGACAACAACTGCTCAGTGTTCTCTGACAAGGTCACCATCAAGTATCGATCCCCAACAACTGCGAGACCTGTCTCTTACTGTTGCATCCTAG
- the LOC126410016 gene encoding uncharacterized protein LOC126410016: MEISSVWNELDQLTPKLGLDCKCHEIRREEIDEFRFFQFLQGLRPEFEQIRSALLSLASPPPIHELLTKLSGEETRMKLSKELDSVLISKQEEKVLAASRPGNNIKSFRPPHFKNQNRGEFKVVCHFCHEPGHIKPSCPKLNNNEGQPRNYGGNLFKGGASYPQGGQHNRGSGTSYSQGGQYNNRQFDQRRVANVANEGCDLSSISTTLNQIMSVLQPMIKESNPGALATTASTSNTPGSPNREIDWGRF; this comes from the exons atggaaatctctagtgtatggaatgagttagatcaactTACTCCCAAACTAGGATTGGATTGTAAAtgtcatgagattagaagagaagaaatcgatgaatttaggttttttcaatttcttcaaggtctacgacccgaatttgaacaaattagGTCAGCCCTACTTTCTTTAGCCTCTCCTCCAcccattcatgaacttcttacgaAGTTAAGCGGtgaagaaactagaatgaaattatccaaagaattagatagtgttcttatttccaaacaagaagaaaaagttttagccgcctctagacccgggaacaacatcaaatcttttagacctcctcactttaaaaatcaaaatagaggGGAATTTAAGGTtgtttgccacttttgtcatgaaccgggtcacattAAACCTAGTTGTCCAAAGTTGAATAACAATGAAGGACAACCACGAAACTATGGAGGAaatcttttcaaaggaggagcttcatatcctcaaggagggcaacacaaccgTGGAAGTGGAACTTCATATTCACAAGGTGGGCAATACAATAATAGACAATTTGACCAAAGGAGGGTTGCAAATgttgcaaatgaaggatgtgatctctCTTCAATCtccacaacgttgaatcaaatcatgtcgGTGCTTCAACCTATGATCAAAGAGTCGAATCccggagcactagcaacaacggcaTCTACCTCCAACACTCCcg gatcaccaaaccgggagattgattggggaaggttttag